In one window of Candidatus Kaelpia aquatica DNA:
- a CDS encoding 4Fe-4S binding protein has protein sequence MLKIIIKKDFCKSCGFCVNVCPKGILVMDDELNALGCLPVKVIDESKCIKCFCCTAVCPEACIEIYEEDGK, from the coding sequence ATGTTAAAGATAATAATTAAAAAAGATTTTTGTAAATCCTGCGGGTTCTGTGTCAATGTCTGTCCCAAAGGAATCTTGGTAATGGATGATGAATTAAATGCTTTAGGGTGCTTACCTGTAAAAGTGATTGATGAGAGTAAGTGTATAAAGTGCTTCTGCTGTACCGCAGTCTGTCCTGAGGCCTGCATTGAGATCTATGAAGAAGATGGCAAATAA
- the dxs gene encoding 1-deoxy-D-xylulose-5-phosphate synthase: MNKTEKEKVLGKVNSPEDLKNLTQEELGSIAREIRDLIISVVSKNGGHLSSNLGAVELTLALHYVFDSPKDKIVWDVGHQCYTHKIITGRKDRFSSLRQFEGISGFPSPVESKHDHFVSGHGSTAISVALGFACSRDIAGEKGEVIAIVGDASLVGGMAFEALNYLGHIQKDLLIVLNDNEWAISRTIGALSKHLNRIITDPLYNKVSNEIEKLLLKLPKGDLALRAAKKLEESLKNLLVPGIIFEEMGIKYIGPIDGHDFNELISTFKNIKSFNKPVLVHVLTKKGRGYSYSEKEPELFHSASKFDLPSGDFLKKDKPSYTGILSKALVDMAIVDPKVVAVTAAMPYGTGLSEFKSRFPERFFDVGMAEQNAVTFAAALAKSGFKPFVAIYSTFIQRAYDQIMHDVALQNLPVKFCLDRAGLAGEDGPTHHGVFDIAFMKHLPNMVLMAPKDGWEFTMMLEWMKDLECPSVIRYPKAAVPDLSSLGYRDIQLAKSELLIEGQDIALFGYGSTVATAYNVSKRLQEEGLNPYLVNLRFAKPLDYEMIIDIAKRVDYIFVLEEGSSLGGVAESIAAITTASNIDVIVKSVGIADNFVTYGARDILLNIIGLDEKSILSKIVKLRKNVKDNN, from the coding sequence GTGAATAAAACTGAAAAAGAGAAGGTTCTTGGTAAGGTAAACTCTCCGGAAGATTTAAAAAATCTAACCCAGGAGGAGCTCGGCTCTATAGCAAGAGAGATAAGAGATCTTATTATCTCCGTTGTATCTAAAAACGGAGGCCATCTCTCAAGTAATCTGGGAGCAGTCGAACTTACTCTGGCCTTGCATTATGTCTTTGATTCACCAAAAGATAAGATTGTCTGGGATGTTGGTCATCAATGCTATACCCATAAGATTATTACAGGCAGAAAGGATAGGTTCTCTAGTCTTAGACAGTTTGAAGGTATAAGCGGCTTCCCTAGTCCAGTTGAATCTAAGCATGATCATTTTGTATCTGGTCATGGTTCAACAGCAATATCAGTTGCTTTAGGTTTTGCCTGTTCAAGAGATATAGCTGGTGAAAAAGGAGAGGTAATAGCTATTGTCGGTGATGCCTCGCTTGTAGGCGGTATGGCTTTTGAGGCGCTTAACTATCTGGGTCATATTCAAAAAGATTTACTGATAGTGCTTAATGATAATGAGTGGGCAATATCCAGAACGATAGGTGCGTTGAGTAAACATTTAAACAGGATTATAACAGATCCGCTCTATAATAAAGTGAGCAACGAGATCGAGAAGCTGCTCTTAAAACTTCCTAAGGGTGATCTTGCATTAAGAGCGGCCAAGAAGCTTGAGGAGTCTCTTAAAAACCTTCTGGTTCCGGGAATAATATTTGAAGAGATGGGCATTAAATATATCGGCCCCATAGATGGCCATGATTTTAATGAGCTGATATCGACATTTAAAAATATAAAAAGTTTTAATAAGCCGGTCTTGGTCCATGTTTTAACAAAGAAGGGCAGAGGGTATTCCTACAGCGAAAAAGAGCCTGAACTCTTCCATAGCGCCTCTAAGTTCGATTTACCAAGCGGTGACTTTTTAAAAAAAGATAAGCCCTCCTATACCGGAATATTATCCAAGGCTCTTGTTGATATGGCTATAGTGGACCCTAAGGTTGTTGCGGTAACTGCCGCTATGCCTTACGGTACGGGGTTGTCTGAGTTTAAATCCAGATTTCCCGAGAGGTTCTTTGATGTCGGGATGGCAGAGCAGAATGCAGTAACTTTTGCAGCTGCTCTTGCAAAGTCAGGCTTTAAGCCTTTTGTTGCAATCTATTCAACATTTATTCAGAGAGCCTATGATCAGATAATGCACGATGTGGCCCTCCAGAATCTTCCTGTTAAGTTTTGCTTGGATAGAGCTGGCCTTGCAGGAGAGGATGGCCCTACTCATCACGGTGTATTTGATATCGCTTTTATGAAGCATCTCCCTAATATGGTTCTCATGGCTCCCAAGGATGGCTGGGAGTTTACCATGATGCTGGAATGGATGAAAGATCTAGAGTGCCCCTCTGTTATAAGATATCCAAAGGCAGCTGTTCCGGACCTATCGTCTTTAGGATATAGAGATATTCAGCTGGCTAAATCTGAACTCTTGATAGAAGGTCAAGATATAGCATTATTTGGATATGGCAGTACTGTGGCTACAGCCTATAATGTCTCCAAGAGATTACAGGAGGAAGGTTTAAATCCCTACTTGGTTAATTTAAGGTTTGCTAAGCCTCTAGACTATGAGATGATTATAGATATTGCAAAGAGAGTCGATTATATCTTTGTTCTTGAAGAGGGCTCTTCTTTAGGGGGAGTAGCTGAGTCTATAGCAGCTATTACAACAGCTTCCAATATAGATGTAATAGTTAAGAGTGTTGGCATAGCTGATAACTTTGTAACTTATGGAGCTAGAGATATATTGCTTAATATAATTGGGCTTGATGAAAAGTCTATTTTGAGTAAAATAGTAAAATTAAGAAAAAATGTTAAAGATAATAATTAA
- a CDS encoding exodeoxyribonuclease VII small subunit has product MKFDQSLERLEEIVTNLEEENISVEDALKLYEEGVKLVKSCRKKLSEIEKKIELITEDGSVEAKKRVVSEDELLDEDSLGE; this is encoded by the coding sequence ATGAAATTCGATCAGTCATTAGAAAGGTTAGAAGAGATAGTTACCAACTTAGAAGAAGAGAACATCTCTGTTGAGGATGCGTTGAAGCTCTATGAAGAAGGGGTTAAGCTTGTCAAGTCTTGCAGAAAGAAGCTCTCTGAAATAGAGAAGAAGATTGAACTTATTACAGAGGATGGTTCAGTTGAAGCGAAGAAGAGGGTGGTCTCTGAAGATGAGTTATTAGATGAGGATTCTCTAGGTGAATAA
- the xseA gene encoding exodeoxyribonuclease VII large subunit produces MENKRKVYTVSDISKSIKHILEDSLGYVWVEGEVSNLSLPGSGHVYFDLKDKSASIPVALFKGFSQKVKFDLENGLHVIAYGKITSYAPQGKYQLRAEYLEPKGLGALMLALIQLKEKLAREGLFEEEHKRRLPFLPGKIGIVTSFSGAAIRDMIKVLRRRFDNIHIMIYSARVQGEYAPAEIISGIKFFNEMEERVDLLIIGRGGGSIEDLWAFNNEELAREIFKSKIPVISAVGHERDWTISDWVADLRAPTPSAAAELAVRVKDELQDRLDKDLRDLKRLLKENLNRKRDILKHIQGRYGLFRIKDIVPLKMQRLDELSLRMKRSSESILNTNKDKLGYIIKHLENLNPLTILSRGYSVTEDLKTGEVIKDLKNIKEGVLLKTRLYKGSIISRVEKKSPS; encoded by the coding sequence ATGGAGAATAAAAGAAAAGTTTATACCGTCTCTGACATCTCAAAGAGTATAAAGCATATCTTAGAAGATAGCCTGGGGTATGTTTGGGTTGAGGGCGAGGTATCCAATCTTAGCCTCCCTGGTTCAGGTCACGTCTACTTTGATTTAAAAGATAAATCTGCATCTATTCCTGTTGCGCTCTTTAAGGGATTTTCTCAAAAGGTAAAATTCGATCTTGAAAATGGGCTTCATGTAATAGCATATGGGAAGATTACTTCCTATGCTCCTCAAGGAAAGTACCAGTTAAGAGCTGAATATCTGGAACCGAAAGGTCTAGGCGCTCTAATGCTTGCTTTGATACAACTTAAAGAGAAGCTTGCCAGGGAAGGGCTTTTTGAGGAAGAACATAAGAGGAGACTTCCGTTCTTACCTGGTAAAATCGGTATTGTAACTTCATTTAGCGGGGCTGCAATAAGAGATATGATTAAAGTCCTAAGAAGAAGATTTGATAATATTCATATTATGATTTACTCTGCTAGGGTTCAGGGTGAGTATGCTCCGGCTGAGATTATTTCTGGAATAAAGTTTTTCAATGAGATGGAAGAGAGAGTCGATCTTTTAATAATCGGTAGAGGCGGAGGCAGCATTGAAGACCTCTGGGCTTTTAATAATGAAGAGCTAGCCAGAGAGATATTTAAATCTAAGATTCCAGTTATATCTGCTGTAGGTCATGAGCGGGATTGGACTATATCAGACTGGGTGGCTGATTTAAGAGCTCCGACCCCATCTGCTGCTGCAGAGCTTGCAGTTAGAGTAAAAGATGAGCTCCAAGATAGACTTGATAAAGATCTTAGAGATTTAAAGAGATTACTTAAAGAGAACCTTAATAGAAAGAGAGATATCTTAAAGCATATTCAGGGAAGATATGGGTTGTTTAGAATAAAAGATATTGTTCCTCTTAAGATGCAGCGTCTTGATGAGCTGAGTTTAAGGATGAAGAGATCTAGTGAAAGCATTTTAAATACTAATAAAGATAAGCTTGGGTATATCATAAAGCATCTTGAGAATTTAAATCCTTTGACCATTCTATCTCGCGGTTACAGCGTTACAGAAGATCTTAAAACAGGTGAAGTTATTAAAGACTTAAAGAATATTAAAGAGGGAGTATTACTTAAGACCAGATTATATAAAGGAAGCATTATATCGCGGGTTGAAAAAAAGAGTCCCAGTTGA
- a CDS encoding TIGR00282 family metallophosphoesterase, giving the protein MKILFIGDIVGSAGRRVIKEGLLKIREREGIDFVIANAENAAGGSGLTVRVVEELLSFNIDCLTSGDHIWSKKDILKVIDIEPRLLRPANYPSGVRGVGSTVLSTKNGIKVGVLNLQGRVFMNPIECPFRVASFEIERIKQETDIIIVDIHAEATSEKQALGHWLDGKVSAVLGTHTHTQTADQRVLPQGTAYITDVGMTGPFESVLGRTIDSVLQRFLTSTPVRMDVAEDDLRIQGVIVEVDDSSAKASFIKRFEYKEDLSI; this is encoded by the coding sequence ATGAAGATACTATTTATAGGTGATATTGTAGGAAGCGCCGGCCGTAGAGTAATAAAAGAGGGTTTGCTCAAGATAAGAGAGAGAGAGGGCATAGATTTTGTTATAGCCAATGCAGAGAATGCAGCCGGTGGTTCAGGCCTTACAGTCAGAGTTGTAGAGGAGCTGCTTTCGTTTAATATTGACTGCCTCACTTCAGGAGACCATATCTGGTCCAAGAAAGATATCTTAAAAGTAATTGACATAGAGCCAAGGCTCTTAAGGCCTGCAAACTATCCTTCTGGAGTCAGGGGTGTAGGTTCTACTGTTCTATCAACTAAAAATGGAATAAAAGTAGGGGTTTTAAACCTTCAGGGCCGGGTCTTTATGAATCCTATTGAATGTCCGTTTAGAGTGGCTTCATTTGAGATTGAGAGAATTAAGCAAGAGACCGACATTATCATCGTCGATATCCATGCAGAGGCGACTTCTGAAAAACAGGCTTTGGGACACTGGTTAGACGGTAAGGTCTCAGCTGTCTTAGGTACTCATACTCATACTCAGACTGCCGATCAGAGAGTATTGCCGCAGGGCACAGCCTACATAACAGATGTTGGCATGACGGGTCCTTTTGAATCTGTTTTGGGAAGAACTATAGACTCTGTCTTGCAGAGGTTCTTAACCTCAACTCCTGTAAGGATGGATGTTGCAGAGGATGATTTAAGGATACAGGGTGTTATTGTTGAGGTGGATGATTCCAGTGCTAAAGCCAGTTTTATAAAACGTTTTGAGTATAAGGAAGATCTCTCAATTTAA